Proteins from one Bradyrhizobium amphicarpaeae genomic window:
- a CDS encoding branched-chain amino acid ABC transporter permease: MLELIVISTLNGVLFGMLLFLLSSGLTVIFSMMGVLNFAHASFYMLGAFFGFQLTKWIGFWPALVLAPLLVGAIGMAVERYGLRNTHKHGHVAELLLTFGLAFAIEEIVSMIWGKSPVDYRVPALLDFPAFTIFSTNYPAYKLFMLGVSVVIFVALLIVLKRTRVGLIVQAALTHPHMVGHLGHNVGRVFMAVFGVGSALAGLAGVIAGPALVTQSDMAAALGPILFVVIVFGGLGSLPGAFIASLVIGLVQTFAVALDGSLASAFGPLDPSAGPSVLTDIWNVTIAQVAPIVPYLLLVIILIVRPMGLMGTRES, from the coding sequence GTGCTTGAACTCATTGTCATTTCGACCCTGAACGGCGTGCTGTTCGGCATGCTGCTCTTCCTGCTGTCGAGCGGGCTCACCGTCATCTTCAGCATGATGGGCGTGCTCAACTTCGCCCATGCCAGCTTCTACATGCTCGGCGCCTTCTTCGGCTTCCAGCTCACCAAATGGATCGGCTTCTGGCCGGCGCTGGTGCTGGCGCCGCTGCTGGTCGGCGCCATCGGCATGGCCGTGGAGCGCTACGGCCTGCGCAACACCCACAAGCACGGCCATGTCGCGGAATTGCTGCTGACGTTCGGGCTTGCGTTCGCCATCGAAGAGATCGTGTCGATGATCTGGGGCAAGAGCCCGGTCGATTACCGCGTGCCTGCGCTGCTCGACTTCCCGGCCTTCACGATCTTCTCGACCAATTATCCCGCCTACAAGCTCTTCATGCTGGGCGTCTCGGTCGTGATCTTCGTCGCGCTGCTGATCGTGCTCAAGCGCACCCGCGTCGGCCTGATCGTGCAGGCGGCGCTGACGCATCCGCATATGGTCGGGCATCTCGGCCACAATGTCGGGCGCGTGTTCATGGCGGTGTTCGGCGTCGGCAGCGCGCTCGCGGGCCTTGCCGGTGTCATTGCCGGTCCCGCGCTGGTGACCCAGTCCGACATGGCAGCCGCACTCGGCCCGATCCTGTTCGTGGTGATCGTGTTCGGCGGCCTCGGGTCGCTGCCGGGCGCGTTCATCGCCTCGCTGGTCATCGGCCTGGTGCAGACTTTTGCGGTGGCGCTCGACGGTTCGCTCGCCAGCGCCTTCGGTCCGCTGGATCCGTCGGCCGGGCCCTCCGTCCTCACCGACATCTGGAACGTCACCATCGCTCAGGTCGCGCCGATCGTGCCTTATCTGCTGCTGGTGATCATTCTGATCGTACGCCCCATGGGCCTGATGGGGACACGCGAATCATGA
- a CDS encoding lipopolysaccharide biosynthesis protein has product MLNRHFSIYLVAYILPAAVGFFAVTAYTRLLTPSEYGVYVVGISLAGILGAIFFAWIKLSVSRYQAMSSEVDFRGTAMVAFGLTVAVLCATTPLVFLFRSDLSVELLLASMFVAIMVNAVDVGQEFERAKLRPYRFAAISIVRSVSSVGFGLLGIWLGWGGLGLLAAFGLGSLTGIILNLVGDRSKIARFERSQFMQLARYGLPLTLAGLSVAVYSACDRLIVAYLLGKDAAGIFGVAADLPRQFMVMIASSVAAATVPLVFRSLSENNEETTRERLTESLELLLVVVAPVAIWLALAADQVAGTLVGVDFRAGVSALLPTLVLARFFGIANQFYVQISFQLAERPFMLAAQSFLTLVVSVALMFALVGSYGLLGAALATLATEALGFIVAIVLMHRAHPVPFDFNRLAGIAISAAAMAGTILLARSQVGGTGLMALIVVSFAGGSAYAVVAWLLNVAQVRTLSLRLLRNFNRKALGV; this is encoded by the coding sequence ATGCTGAACCGCCATTTCTCGATTTATCTCGTCGCCTACATCCTGCCTGCGGCGGTGGGCTTCTTCGCGGTCACGGCCTATACACGGCTGCTGACGCCGTCCGAGTACGGCGTCTATGTCGTCGGCATCAGCCTCGCCGGCATCCTGGGTGCGATCTTCTTCGCCTGGATCAAGCTGTCGGTGTCGCGCTATCAGGCGATGTCGTCGGAGGTGGATTTTCGCGGCACGGCGATGGTCGCCTTCGGCCTCACCGTCGCGGTGCTCTGCGCCACCACCCCGCTGGTGTTCCTGTTCCGCAGCGACCTCAGTGTCGAACTGCTGCTCGCCAGCATGTTCGTCGCGATCATGGTCAACGCGGTCGACGTCGGCCAGGAGTTCGAACGCGCCAAATTGCGGCCCTACCGGTTTGCCGCGATCTCGATCGTGCGCAGCGTGTCGAGCGTCGGCTTCGGCCTGCTCGGCATCTGGCTCGGCTGGGGCGGATTGGGCTTGCTCGCCGCGTTCGGCCTGGGATCGCTCACCGGCATCATCCTCAACCTGGTCGGCGACCGCTCCAAAATCGCGCGCTTCGAGCGCAGCCAGTTCATGCAGCTGGCCCGCTACGGCCTGCCGTTGACGCTGGCCGGGCTCTCCGTTGCGGTCTATTCGGCCTGCGACCGGCTGATCGTCGCCTATCTGCTCGGCAAGGACGCCGCCGGCATTTTTGGCGTCGCCGCAGACCTGCCGCGCCAGTTCATGGTCATGATCGCCTCCAGCGTTGCGGCGGCCACCGTGCCGCTGGTGTTCCGGTCCTTGTCCGAGAATAACGAGGAGACGACGCGGGAGCGCTTGACCGAAAGCCTCGAGCTGCTGCTCGTGGTCGTCGCACCTGTTGCGATCTGGCTCGCGCTTGCGGCGGACCAGGTCGCCGGCACGCTGGTCGGTGTCGACTTCCGCGCCGGTGTCTCGGCGCTGCTGCCAACCCTGGTGCTCGCCCGCTTCTTCGGTATCGCCAATCAGTTCTACGTGCAGATCAGTTTCCAGCTCGCCGAGCGCCCCTTCATGCTGGCGGCGCAATCCTTCCTCACCCTGGTGGTGAGTGTGGCGCTGATGTTCGCGCTGGTCGGAAGCTACGGTCTCCTAGGTGCCGCGCTGGCGACGCTCGCGACCGAGGCGCTCGGCTTCATCGTCGCAATCGTGCTGATGCACCGGGCTCACCCCGTGCCGTTCGATTTCAACCGGCTCGCCGGCATCGCAATATCGGCTGCGGCAATGGCGGGGACGATCCTGTTGGCGCGATCGCAAGTGGGTGGCACCGGCCTCATGGCGCTGATCGTCGTCAGTTTTGCGGGCGGTTCCGCTTATGCCGTCGTGGCGTGGCTTCTCAATGTCGCCCAGGTGCGGACGCTGTCGCTGCGCCTCTTGCGGAACTTCAACCGGAAAGCGCTGGGCGTCTAG
- a CDS encoding Crp/Fnr family transcriptional regulator yields MPKAAKSAFDPKLFLAKVGQGKAILKFAKNQVVFSQGDAADAVFYIQKGRIKVLVVSEQGKEAVVGIMEPGQFFGEGCLNGHPLRISTTVAMEQCLITSITKSAMLVVLRAEPKFSELFMGYLLSRNSRIEEDLIDQLFNSSEKRLARLLLLLANFGTDGATQPISAKVSQETLAEMIGTTRSRVSFFMNKFRKLGFISYNGKIEVHSSLLNAVLYDKPEIVRDD; encoded by the coding sequence ATGCCAAAAGCGGCGAAAAGCGCGTTCGATCCAAAGCTCTTCCTCGCCAAGGTCGGCCAGGGCAAAGCCATATTGAAGTTCGCCAAGAATCAGGTCGTGTTCTCGCAAGGCGACGCCGCGGATGCCGTTTTCTACATTCAGAAGGGCAGGATCAAGGTTCTCGTCGTCTCCGAACAGGGCAAGGAGGCCGTGGTCGGGATCATGGAGCCCGGACAATTCTTCGGCGAGGGCTGCCTGAACGGCCATCCCTTGCGGATTTCGACGACGGTGGCGATGGAGCAATGCCTGATCACGTCCATCACGAAATCAGCGATGCTCGTCGTACTCAGGGCCGAACCGAAGTTCTCCGAATTGTTCATGGGATATCTGCTCAGTCGCAACAGCCGCATCGAAGAAGACCTGATCGACCAATTGTTCAATTCGAGCGAGAAGCGGCTTGCGCGTCTGCTGCTGCTGCTGGCGAATTTCGGCACGGACGGCGCCACTCAACCCATCTCGGCGAAGGTCAGCCAGGAGACGCTCGCGGAGATGATCGGGACAACCCGATCCCGCGTCAGCTTTTTCATGAACAAGTTTCGCAAGCTCGGCTTCATCTCCTACAACGGCAAGATCGAGGTTCATAGTTCCCTCCTGAACGCGGTCTTGTACGACAAGCCTGAGATCGTGAGGGACGACTGA
- a CDS encoding branched-chain amino acid ABC transporter substrate-binding protein has product MRKLTLAIAVIAPMLGHAASAEDTIKIGYIDPLSGGGASVGEGGLKTFQYLAEEMNAKGGILGKKIEIVGLDNKTNPQESLVQAQKAIDSGVRFITQGNGSSVAAALSDFVTKNNTRNPGKEVLYFNYAAVDPSLTNDKCSYWHFRWDAGSDIKMEALTNYMKDTPSIKKVYLINQDYSFGQSVRSDARKMLGAKRPDIQIVGDELHPLLKVTDFSPYIAKIKASGADSVVTGNWGQDIALLLKAAADAGLKVNWYTYYAGGAGGPTAIKQTGLDHQVFQITEGFANSGNQSAMDFEKAFRAKVGLSLWYPRAVNEMRMFKAAAEKANSIDPVKVAAALEDLKFEVLDGGQGLMRKDDHQFFQPIYISSFGKLAANEPFDEENTGWGWHLVSKVDTAQAMVSTTCKMARP; this is encoded by the coding sequence ATGCGCAAACTCACTTTGGCCATTGCCGTGATCGCCCCGATGCTCGGTCATGCCGCCTCGGCCGAGGACACCATCAAGATCGGCTACATCGATCCGCTCTCCGGCGGCGGTGCCAGCGTCGGCGAGGGTGGCCTGAAGACCTTTCAGTATCTGGCCGAAGAGATGAACGCCAAGGGCGGCATCCTCGGCAAGAAGATCGAGATCGTCGGTCTCGACAACAAGACCAATCCGCAGGAAAGCCTGGTGCAGGCTCAGAAGGCGATCGACTCGGGGGTCCGCTTCATTACCCAGGGCAACGGTTCGTCGGTCGCCGCGGCGCTGTCGGATTTCGTCACCAAGAACAACACGCGCAATCCCGGCAAGGAAGTCCTGTACTTCAACTACGCCGCCGTCGATCCGAGCCTGACCAACGACAAGTGCAGCTATTGGCATTTCCGCTGGGATGCGGGCTCCGACATCAAGATGGAAGCGCTCACCAACTACATGAAGGACACCCCGTCGATTAAAAAGGTGTACCTGATCAACCAGGATTATTCCTTCGGCCAGTCGGTGCGATCAGATGCGCGCAAGATGCTGGGCGCCAAGCGGCCCGATATCCAGATCGTCGGCGACGAGCTGCATCCGCTGCTCAAGGTCACCGACTTCTCGCCCTACATCGCCAAGATCAAGGCCTCCGGGGCCGACAGCGTCGTCACCGGCAATTGGGGCCAGGACATCGCGCTGTTGCTCAAGGCCGCAGCCGACGCCGGCCTGAAGGTCAACTGGTACACTTATTATGCCGGCGGCGCCGGTGGGCCGACCGCGATCAAGCAGACCGGCCTCGACCACCAAGTGTTCCAGATCACCGAAGGCTTCGCCAATTCGGGCAACCAGTCGGCGATGGATTTCGAAAAGGCGTTCCGCGCCAAGGTCGGCCTCTCGCTGTGGTATCCGCGTGCCGTCAATGAGATGCGCATGTTCAAGGCGGCGGCCGAGAAGGCCAATTCGATCGATCCCGTGAAGGTCGCGGCGGCGCTCGAGGACCTGAAGTTCGAGGTTCTCGACGGCGGCCAGGGCCTGATGCGCAAGGACGACCACCAGTTCTTCCAGCCGATCTACATCTCCTCCTTCGGCAAGCTCGCGGCCAACGAGCCGTTCGACGAGGAAAACACCGGCTGGGGCTGGCATCTGGTCTCCAAGGTCGACACCGCGCAGGCGATGGTCTCCACGACCTGCAAGATGGCGCGGCCGTAA
- a CDS encoding DUF6492 family protein has protein sequence MHSVALLTASYAKDIERFSLLSESIDTWLTGYTRHYVLVNDEDVPLFARFASDKRVIVPASRYLPKWLFALPPALQFISKRRVWLSLMSSPVHGWHIQQILKIAGVLNAPEQRVCILDSDNLFFREFDVGRYAGAEKTPLFVTPKDIGAGHPLHGLWLRTVDQLLGIKDRSFPADDYVGNALVWDKGTARAMTDAIKSATGLNWVLALCRKKKFSEYLMYGHFVANSPVHLATHRVTEDSIAVSHWDDTPLDRPAIEALMRAARPEQVALCIQSYSSTSVDDIRDVFRLNSRDRRAPSLAPDHIDDAAEFEAKARG, from the coding sequence ATGCATTCCGTTGCCTTGCTGACTGCCAGCTATGCCAAGGATATCGAACGCTTTTCGCTGCTGAGCGAGAGCATCGACACCTGGCTCACCGGATACACGCGGCATTATGTTCTCGTTAACGACGAGGATGTGCCGCTGTTCGCGCGGTTCGCCTCCGACAAGCGGGTCATCGTTCCGGCCTCGCGCTACTTGCCGAAATGGCTGTTCGCGCTGCCGCCGGCGCTCCAGTTCATCAGCAAGCGGCGGGTCTGGCTGTCGCTGATGTCGTCGCCGGTGCATGGCTGGCACATCCAGCAGATCCTCAAGATCGCCGGCGTCCTCAACGCGCCCGAACAGCGCGTCTGCATCCTGGATTCGGACAATCTGTTCTTCCGCGAATTCGACGTCGGCCGATATGCCGGCGCCGAAAAGACGCCGCTGTTCGTCACGCCGAAGGACATCGGCGCTGGTCACCCCTTGCATGGGCTGTGGCTGCGCACCGTCGATCAGCTTCTCGGCATCAAGGACCGCTCATTCCCCGCCGACGATTATGTCGGCAATGCGCTGGTCTGGGACAAGGGCACCGCGCGTGCGATGACCGATGCCATCAAATCGGCGACCGGGTTGAACTGGGTTCTGGCGCTGTGCCGGAAGAAGAAATTCTCGGAATATCTGATGTACGGCCATTTCGTCGCGAACTCGCCCGTGCATCTGGCCACCCACCGGGTCACGGAAGACAGCATCGCGGTCTCGCATTGGGACGACACGCCGCTCGACCGGCCGGCCATCGAAGCGCTGATGCGTGCCGCGAGGCCCGAGCAGGTCGCGCTCTGCATCCAGTCCTATTCGTCGACCTCGGTCGATGACATCCGCGACGTGTTCCGCCTCAACTCGCGCGATCGCCGGGCTCCGAGCCTTGCGCCGGACCATATCGACGACGCGGCCGAATTCGAGGCAAAGGCGCGCGGCTAA
- a CDS encoding branched-chain amino acid ABC transporter permease: MNAKVPPNPTSTSKPAGDGLRFYGVWLLGIAALIVLPMIFSSGGSLTSFSLIGIAIVFALSYNILLGQTGLLSFGHAVHYGLGGFAACHMMNAVVAHKWPIPLPFIPLFGGLGGLVFAIIIGWVMTKRAGTVFAMISLGIGELVASSSLILRSVFGGEAGITTDRTALPKIFGWSFGPQLQVYYLIAFWLVLSAIAMYALTRTPLGRISNAVRDNPERVQFIGYDPHVVRYLAFCFAGSFAGVAGGLAAINFEIANSAYLGAIQSGLVLFSTFIGGTAYFFGPILGAILVTYLQLGLTSVTSVWQLYFGIIFIGIVMFSPGGIAGLLMMHRPLVRAGTLRTVIPSYLVAIVPTLALACGVILTIETVARYSGGEAINLFGIGFKPQSPLTWISAAILLVGGGFVARLTWRRIAEAWDRAATVARDRGYLA; this comes from the coding sequence ATGAACGCCAAGGTGCCCCCGAACCCGACTTCGACATCGAAGCCTGCCGGCGACGGCCTGCGCTTCTACGGCGTCTGGCTGCTCGGCATCGCCGCGCTGATCGTCCTGCCGATGATCTTCTCTTCCGGCGGCTCGCTGACGTCGTTCAGCCTGATCGGCATCGCGATCGTCTTCGCGCTGTCCTACAACATCCTGCTCGGCCAGACCGGCCTCTTGTCGTTCGGTCATGCCGTGCATTACGGCCTGGGCGGCTTCGCCGCCTGCCACATGATGAATGCGGTCGTCGCGCACAAATGGCCGATCCCGCTGCCGTTCATCCCGCTATTCGGCGGGCTCGGCGGCCTCGTGTTCGCCATCATCATCGGCTGGGTGATGACCAAGCGTGCCGGCACCGTGTTCGCGATGATCTCTCTCGGCATCGGCGAATTGGTGGCGTCATCTTCGCTGATCCTGCGCTCGGTGTTCGGCGGCGAAGCCGGCATCACGACGGACCGGACCGCGCTGCCAAAGATATTCGGCTGGTCGTTCGGCCCGCAGCTTCAGGTCTATTACCTCATCGCGTTCTGGCTGGTGCTGTCGGCGATCGCGATGTACGCGCTGACTAGGACGCCACTGGGCCGGATCAGCAACGCCGTCCGCGACAATCCCGAACGCGTCCAGTTCATCGGCTACGATCCCCACGTCGTCCGCTATCTCGCCTTCTGCTTCGCGGGCTCCTTCGCCGGCGTCGCCGGCGGGCTCGCCGCGATCAATTTCGAGATCGCGAACTCCGCCTATCTCGGCGCGATCCAGTCAGGCCTCGTGCTGTTCTCGACCTTCATCGGCGGCACCGCCTATTTCTTCGGGCCGATCCTCGGCGCGATCCTGGTGACCTACCTGCAGCTCGGACTGACCAGCGTCACCAGTGTCTGGCAGCTCTATTTCGGAATCATCTTCATCGGCATCGTGATGTTCTCACCCGGCGGCATTGCCGGCCTCCTGATGATGCACCGGCCGCTGGTTCGTGCAGGGACGCTTCGGACGGTGATCCCGTCCTATCTCGTCGCAATCGTGCCGACCCTGGCGCTGGCCTGCGGCGTCATCCTGACGATCGAGACGGTTGCGCGCTATTCCGGCGGTGAGGCCATCAACCTGTTCGGCATCGGCTTCAAGCCGCAATCGCCGCTGACATGGATCTCCGCTGCGATTCTCCTGGTCGGAGGCGGCTTCGTCGCACGGCTGACCTGGCGGCGGATCGCGGAGGCGTGGGACAGGGCTGCGACGGTCGCCCGTGACCGGGGGTATCTGGCATGA
- a CDS encoding 4-fold beta flower protein, with amino-acid sequence MTGGRREYLPSDAKGRCLVSGYILNTRGNRAGVVNGASIFDLSGKKVYDLRGNGIYRLSGELVGHTRDASGCDKRLDRDSQALLAAPGSPEPEEPENRPEPPRQPSATFAEAIRLRRIISDSPSDRPKKA; translated from the coding sequence ATGACAGGCGGCCGCCGGGAGTACCTGCCCAGCGACGCCAAAGGGAGATGTTTGGTGAGCGGATACATACTCAATACCCGAGGAAACCGTGCCGGCGTCGTGAACGGCGCATCGATTTTCGATCTCTCCGGCAAGAAGGTCTACGATCTTCGGGGGAACGGCATCTACCGCCTCTCGGGTGAGTTGGTCGGCCATACGCGCGACGCGTCGGGCTGCGACAAGCGTCTGGATCGTGACAGCCAAGCGCTACTCGCGGCCCCGGGATCGCCGGAGCCTGAAGAGCCTGAGAACCGTCCCGAGCCGCCAAGGCAGCCATCCGCCACCTTTGCGGAAGCAATACGCCTGCGCCGGATCATCTCCGACAGCCCGTCCGATCGTCCCAAGAAGGCGTGA
- a CDS encoding 4'-phosphopantetheinyl transferase family protein: MIESIDAPGAVEECRRLLSVDERTRADRFMFERHRRQYIFAHAMLRLALSQIASNVAPSDWSFAAGRYGRPFVAAPATSSALHFSLSHADGCVACVVSRHESVGVDVETVSRRVAPLSTALRFFAPEEVETLRALPEPAATERFFDYWTLKEAYLKARGFGLNLPLDAFAMQVSHQAIEISFKPDIADDPDGWRFSLYSPSPSHRLAIADGSRADGGLPISRNAWPLQEAAE, translated from the coding sequence TTGATCGAATCCATTGACGCGCCGGGCGCGGTCGAGGAGTGCCGGCGGCTGCTCTCGGTCGATGAACGGACCCGTGCCGATCGCTTCATGTTCGAGCGGCATCGACGGCAGTATATTTTCGCGCATGCGATGCTGCGCCTGGCGCTGTCGCAGATCGCCTCCAACGTCGCGCCGTCCGACTGGTCATTTGCAGCCGGCCGTTACGGACGGCCGTTTGTCGCAGCGCCCGCGACATCGAGCGCGCTGCATTTCAGCCTGTCCCACGCCGACGGCTGCGTCGCCTGCGTCGTGTCGAGGCATGAATCCGTCGGCGTCGACGTCGAAACCGTGTCGCGGCGTGTGGCGCCGCTGTCCACCGCGCTTCGCTTCTTTGCGCCGGAGGAGGTCGAAACGCTGCGGGCACTGCCGGAGCCGGCCGCGACCGAACGCTTCTTCGACTATTGGACGCTCAAGGAAGCCTATCTGAAGGCCAGGGGCTTTGGGCTCAATCTGCCGCTCGACGCCTTCGCGATGCAGGTCTCGCACCAGGCCATCGAGATCAGCTTCAAGCCCGATATCGCCGACGATCCCGATGGCTGGCGCTTCTCGCTGTACTCGCCCTCGCCCTCGCATCGCCTCGCGATCGCCGACGGCTCCCGTGCGGACGGTGGCCTTCCCATCAGCCGCAATGCTTGGCCGCTGCAGGAAGCGGCTGAGTGA
- a CDS encoding endo-1,4-beta-xylanase, which translates to MTRLDRREFLLGGAAALAAGASVSAAPASKLAQRHQGFGAAATLWDLQADPRLGEAISTYCTQVVPVLELKWPMLRPNAHTFNFERADAILDFARDNDLTMRGHALAWYHDIPDWAKQIKDTRGVERAYVDHIGTVVSYYKDKLTSWDVVNEPIPDNPRSPKDRRDTFWTQHLGQNWIPLAFRTAAAADPFVKLAINEYDIESAKDSFIAKRAAYRHLIMDLLDQGVPLHAVGLQSHLHAELEIDTHGLAEFVTELRSWGLEVYVTELDVDDQKLTGNPAERDAIVAKRVNDLLTAISTSGPVRSILTWGLSDRYSWINGVFARADKQPNRPLPLDGEFKPKPFMDVISKFTKDA; encoded by the coding sequence GTGACCAGGCTCGACAGACGCGAATTTCTCCTCGGCGGCGCCGCAGCACTCGCGGCAGGCGCATCCGTGTCGGCGGCGCCGGCGTCGAAACTGGCACAGCGCCATCAGGGGTTCGGCGCGGCGGCCACGCTCTGGGATCTGCAAGCCGATCCCAGGCTCGGCGAAGCCATCAGCACCTATTGCACCCAGGTGGTGCCGGTGCTCGAACTGAAATGGCCGATGCTGCGGCCGAACGCGCACACGTTCAACTTCGAACGCGCCGACGCGATCCTGGATTTTGCGCGGGATAACGACCTGACGATGCGCGGCCACGCGCTCGCCTGGTATCACGACATTCCGGACTGGGCCAAGCAGATCAAGGACACCAGGGGCGTCGAGCGCGCCTATGTCGATCACATCGGCACCGTCGTCTCCTACTACAAGGACAAGCTGACCTCGTGGGACGTCGTCAACGAGCCGATCCCGGACAATCCCCGCAGCCCGAAGGACCGACGCGACACGTTCTGGACGCAGCATCTCGGTCAGAACTGGATTCCGCTGGCGTTCCGCACGGCGGCTGCAGCCGATCCCTTCGTCAAGCTCGCGATCAACGAATACGACATCGAGTCCGCCAAGGACTCCTTCATTGCCAAACGCGCGGCTTACCGCCACCTGATCATGGACCTGCTCGACCAGGGCGTTCCGCTCCACGCCGTCGGGCTGCAATCGCATCTGCATGCCGAGCTCGAGATCGACACCCACGGGCTCGCCGAGTTCGTCACCGAGCTGCGCTCCTGGGGACTTGAAGTGTATGTGACCGAGCTCGACGTCGACGATCAGAAGCTGACGGGCAATCCGGCGGAGCGCGACGCCATCGTCGCCAAGCGCGTCAACGACCTGCTGACGGCGATCTCGACCAGCGGCCCGGTGCGCTCGATCCTCACCTGGGGCCTCTCGGATCGCTACAGCTGGATCAACGGCGTCTTTGCGCGCGCCGACAAGCAGCCGAACCGCCCGCTGCCGCTGGACGGCGAGTTCAAGCCGAAGCCGTTCATGGACGTGATCAGCAAATTCACGAAGGACGCGTGA